The genomic window caatttgtaaaaaacaagAACGGATTCCTTGGAAAGTTTAGTACGTATGATGGGTACCGACAGTCGAGTTTATTTCTCGCTAGGACAATAAAGCGACAAAACAACGTACACAGCTCCgcagttttaactaatttcgacaacttaaaaagtactgtttagtatttaattgttgTCGTTATTGAGGGTGGGTGTTATGCTATGTAGAGTGTATCATTGTATGGAAGACAAGCTAAACCAACCAAAACCCAGTGATTTCGACGCATTAGGGAGTCTGTCGTTAAATCGAGACTTCTGCGAAAGAACTTAATCATCGCATCGTTAGAATGAAAATGAACTCACCGGCAGGCAAAACTCTTCAAACGCTGGTTTGACGAAATTCATATACTGGTTGAGTACTTGCTCTAAGTCCCGTCCGCGCTCCATTATATCACGTGGTActggaaaaaaaatcatagctGCAATATGTGGATACttgaacatatttttgtttgaacgaaatttgttttttatatccgTTCTAcagtcaaaattaaatttagttttcaaaGCTGTCCGGTCGAGATTGTTATTTCCGGtacgaattaaaatatgaacctttatttttacataagtttgacaacaatctataaatacaaaaatgttatgttggtttgtgtacgcttcaaaaactcaaaaagttctgcaccgatcgagctgaaattttagcatgatatataatccgcatcaaggattgtttttatttatgtttttttttactttttccacaagtattgcaaaattaaacttatatgaaacttttctttttttgtttctcatttctcaaccattcaatcacaatgtgccacagcgaagcgttaagttataaataacttaacttattattatgacattatgaaaattaatatgacatttgcatgtctatttttatatgacagattgtgcggattttataattatcgATCCAAATGTACAACTTTCTTTGCATATAAACGTTTTATTTCACAGACTTCGCTTTCACAGACGTTCACAGACTTCactaatttcaataaataagggTAGTAACTGTTGTAGTTACAGCTCGTGCTAAATCTTATATTTAACTGCTTTTTAAATGCTTAAGTCATTTTCAAGCAGATTTGCTTCTTTAAGTTAATTAGTGATAATTAACATGCCAGGCTAACGAGGCGCAATGATGCACTTCAAATATTGGATGTACGTCATAGATGTTTTAAGACCTGCATTCTGTCGTAcacagtaaattaaatatgatgCTGTAGGATGAACTTACAGACTCACGCTAAGATAAATTCTTTTGCAAGTAGTGAAAAGCGTGTAAACGTTGCCTGTGGTAATTGAGTATAATGATAACTTTGGGTATATAAGGCCGAGGTAAACATCACATTTTAAATTGTcagtataataattgtaatattattatgaaaataaaataagaggcgctacaacctctttaggtcttggcctcagatttctaaatctgttccatgatcatttttaaatctaataggtaagtaggtgatcagcctccagtgcctgacacacgccgtcgactttttaggtctatgacatgtcggtttcctcacgatgtttcccttcaccgtttgagcaaatgttaaatgcgcacatagaaagaaagtccattggtgcacagctggagatggaacctacgatctcaggtatgagagtcacacgttgaatccactagaccaacactgctttattatgaaaatagaacaataaaaacaacaatataAAAGAGGGCCTATGGGCTAAGTAAGTAAGGTCCCATATGCCAGATACCTATTTGATTTCGAAGTATGGTAAAGTCTCATTTCTGAATTAGCCTTCGTGATTttcaaactattttatatttccctAGATCTACTTACCTTAGGTGCTCACGCGAATCAAAAAggctaaaatggaaatgggccggTCACATTGGCCGCATTTGTGATGGCAGATGGGTCAAAAAGACCATTACTTGGAAGGGCCCAGTGGGAAATAGAAAGAGAGGATGCCCACCGAAAACTTGGGAAGATGATATTTAAAAGGGATAGCGGGAAAAAACTTAaacgaaaaaattaaaatttattaaattaaattatttaaattaaattattttaaaattaaaattaaaggctatttttatttttattttattttactaatttcTCTTAGTAGTGTTTCGGTTTTGTTGAAAAGGCATCAGTATTTTAGGTATACTATAatagtactttagttttaataattattttacaatgaaGCAATTATAAAATTGGATTTATTTGACCTAAAAAAGGAATTAAATAccaatttattatgaaattaaacatACCTCTTCTGGCAAGTCTTGTGTCTGAATCAGTGTCAACAAAGAGTTTCATGTGGAACAGGTCCCTTACTTCAGGGAAGTAGAACACCAGGATTCCCTCAATTAACACCACATCAGCTGGGTAGATGGTGTGCGAACGATCACTATTTGAAATTACAATATTGCTCTAATATCTTCCTTGGtactttatcaattttattaataaaatatcatttattaaaatttattcaagttATACAATTAACTCAATCCGAATTTCTTCCTGGGCAAGCAATAAcatgtcaaataataataaaaaatctgtttttctttatatggAAGTCTTATCAGTTATCAGCCTTCAATTTGGCACCATTTCAGTGCATTAAAAACAGAAACTTACATACCAAAATTTGGCCCATCGAAATCAACAAAATGCGTTTATCATCAAACACTTATTGGTAAATGtacttaaaagataaaaaagcaGCTCTATTTTGAaaactgtttaattatttagatatttCATTTCAgacaatgtttatttaaacagtGTCATTTATAAGTAAGCTGTTATTTGTTTAGCTTACCTTATAGAATTTGTAACATAGTCATATTCAGGAACTTCAACTTTCTTGCCAGCAagaatttcttttaatatggCCAATAATTTCTTGTCATCAAATGCATCAGGGTGATCAAAGTTGAATTGACCTCTTTCAGCCCGAACCCTCTCGGAAGGTGTAAGACTACGATAGAATGAGTCTTGACTTATGCATACCACTCGCCTATCTGTTTGTTCTTTTTGTTGCTGGCCAAGCTTCTCCATAATTTTCTGGCATACTGTTGActaaaattaaagattaaacATCTTCTTTTCAATTGAATATGTAAGTTCaactaaattcaaataaacagattgttgtaaatttttttactgttaacaataattaatgttaatggttcattgattaaataacatttggtCTAGCAAGTTCCTTATAAAGAATAGCTTGCTACTACTTATAACCGCATGACATGGGTCCTAATTAAACTTTTACATttgtaactttaataaaaatcataagcTAATGG from Pieris napi chromosome 3, ilPieNapi1.2, whole genome shotgun sequence includes these protein-coding regions:
- the LOC125063401 gene encoding uridine-cytidine kinase isoform X1, whose amino-acid sequence is MSMFAITRSATVSCGFLGLRLTRRYIFTYKMSEKPADYSLTNGFESKTPFLIGVAGGTASGKSTVCQKIMEKLGQQQKEQTDRRVVCISQDSFYRSLTPSERVRAERGQFNFDHPDAFDDKKLLAILKEILAGKKVEVPEYDYVTNSISDRSHTIYPADVVLIEGILVFYFPEVRDLFHMKLFVDTDSDTRLARRVPRDIMERGRDLEQVLNQYMNFVKPAFEEFCLPTKKFADVIIPRGADNLAGLEPGPRVAIDLIVQHISEYLKRSPTEIPQLEYAVLTRSTSVPGSPQKSGKSGRPH
- the LOC125063401 gene encoding uridine-cytidine kinase isoform X2, whose translation is MSMFAITRSATVSCGFLGLRLTRRYIFTYKMSEKPADYSLTNGFESKTPFLIGVAGGTASGKSTVCQKIMEKLGQQQKEQTDRRVVCISQDSFYRSLTPSERVRAERGQFNFDHPDAFDDKKLLAILKEILAGKKVEVPEYDYVTNSISDRSHTIYPADVVLIEGILVFYFPEVRDLFHMKLFVDTDSDTRLARRVPRDIMERGRDLEQVLNQYMNFVKPAFEEFCLPTKKFADVIIPRGADNLVAIDLIVQHISEYLKRSPTEIPQLEYAVLTRSTSVPGSPQKSGKSGRPH
- the LOC125063401 gene encoding uridine-cytidine kinase isoform X3; translation: MSMFAITRSATVSCGFLGLRLTRRYIFTYKMSEKPADYSLTNGFESKTPFLIGVAGGTASGKSTVCQKIMEKLGQQQKEQTDRRVVCISQDSFYRSLTPSERVRAERGQFNFDHPDAFDDKKLLAILKEILAGKKVEVPEYDYVTNSISDRSHTIYPADVVLIEGILVFYFPEVRDLFHMKLFVDTDSDTRLARRVPRDIMERGRDLEQVLNQYMNFVKPAFEEFCLPTKKFADVIIPRGADNLVAIDLIVHHIWDIMYKKRPRVNGCNGFDEDGRRLSGSSEDTLSR